In a single window of the Candidatus Celerinatantimonas neptuna genome:
- the mltF_3 gene encoding Membrane-bound lytic murein transglycosylase F → MQFKLVLILILSLFSLSVQADLWYRYDSQGKMFFANHQKGPQWKLLMRNSQGASMPARFRIKSSKPKLNAQQFQNKQTSPFGDNAVESKTNKHPFARLIKQASKRYKIPVQLLKAVIAVESSYRHKAVSKAGAMGLMQLMPKTARRFSVKNPFDPAANIDAGSRYLRLLINQFQSVQLALAAYNAGENAVKRYNGIPPYQETQHYVKKVMSRWDPNNNF, encoded by the coding sequence ATGCAATTCAAACTTGTTCTTATTTTAATTCTAAGTTTATTCAGTCTGTCAGTACAGGCTGACCTCTGGTATCGTTACGATAGTCAGGGCAAGATGTTTTTTGCCAATCATCAAAAAGGTCCCCAGTGGAAATTATTGATGCGAAACTCTCAGGGAGCATCGATGCCTGCACGGTTTCGCATAAAATCATCAAAACCAAAGCTTAACGCACAACAATTTCAAAACAAACAAACGTCCCCTTTTGGTGACAACGCTGTTGAATCAAAAACAAATAAGCATCCGTTTGCCAGACTCATCAAACAAGCTTCAAAGCGATACAAGATCCCGGTTCAGTTACTCAAAGCAGTCATCGCTGTCGAATCCAGCTATCGACATAAAGCCGTATCAAAAGCTGGCGCAATGGGATTGATGCAATTAATGCCAAAAACAGCCCGGCGATTTTCAGTCAAAAACCCTTTTGATCCCGCAGCTAATATTGATGCCGGCAGCCGTTATTTACGTTTACTTATTAATCAGTTTCAATCTGTTCAACTGGCACTTGCTGCATACAATGCCGGAGAAAATGCAGTTAAACGTTATAACGGTATACCTCCATATCAGGAAACGCAGCATTATGTCAAAAAAGTCATGTCAAGATGGGATCCAAATAACAACTTTTGA
- the fldA gene encoding Flavodoxin, translated as MASVGLFFGSDTGNTEAVALMIQKELGKHMVDVRDIAKSTKEDIDSYSLILIGIPTWYYGESQCDWDDFFPELEQIDFSEKLVAIFGCGDQEDYAEYFLDAMGTVRDIVEAKGATIIGHWPCEGYEFEASKALVDENHFVGLGIDEDRQPELTEQRVKTWCKQVYDEMCLAELED; from the coding sequence ATGGCAAGCGTTGGATTGTTCTTCGGTAGTGATACCGGTAATACCGAAGCTGTTGCCCTAATGATTCAAAAAGAATTGGGCAAACATATGGTAGATGTTCGCGATATCGCTAAATCAACAAAAGAAGATATTGATAGCTACTCGTTGATTTTAATTGGTATTCCGACCTGGTATTACGGTGAATCCCAATGTGACTGGGATGATTTTTTCCCAGAACTAGAACAAATTGATTTTTCCGAAAAGTTGGTTGCAATTTTCGGCTGTGGTGATCAGGAAGATTATGCCGAGTACTTCTTAGATGCAATGGGAACCGTCAGAGATATCGTAGAAGCCAAAGGCGCAACGATTATCGGTCACTGGCCATGTGAAGGATATGAATTTGAAGCATCCAAAGCACTCGTTGATGAAAACCACTTTGTCGGATTAGGTATTGATGAAGATCGCCAGCCCGAACTGACAGAACAACGAGTCAAAACTTGGTGTAAACAAGTTTATGATGAAATGTGCTTAGCTGAACTCGAAGATTAA
- the ybfE gene encoding putative protein YbfE, with amino-acid sequence MAKQNTDRTTIDLFANEKRAGRPKTNPLPRKQQLRVNKRNQLRRDRQKGLKRIELKVENQLFDDLNGLAEKQGISRSELIEQVLIKHLADLKTEPSR; translated from the coding sequence ATGGCAAAACAAAATACGGATCGGACAACGATCGATCTGTTTGCAAATGAAAAGCGTGCTGGCAGGCCAAAAACAAATCCCCTTCCCCGAAAACAGCAACTTCGGGTGAATAAGCGGAATCAGCTCCGCAGGGATCGCCAAAAAGGATTAAAGCGTATCGAGCTAAAAGTAGAGAATCAACTATTCGATGACCTTAATGGCTTGGCAGAGAAACAAGGGATCAGCCGCAGCGAACTGATAGAGCAGGTGCTTATCAAGCATCTGGCAGATTTAAAGACAGAACCATCACGATAA
- the ybfF gene encoding Esterase YbfF, translated as MQPLHTTTLKYTGTNPSPVYILLIHGLFGDGSNLSSLGKQLSKFARVYLIDALNHGQSPRVQTMDYHAQAEALLSTMDTLGIDSCYLLGHSMGGKIAMATALLAPKRVAKLIVADIAPVTYSHGHQSEFNGLNSVNLNSICSRQDANNQLSQFIANPGVRQFLIKSLKHENQTWFWQFAIHELQQFYSDIINWPFSEEKYNGPTLFLKGALSDYLVEKYQDTILKQFPHAKVKILMNTGHWLHAEKPQQFNRLVSQFFALEN; from the coding sequence ATGCAGCCATTACATACAACCACCTTAAAGTATACAGGGACAAACCCTTCGCCCGTTTACATTCTGTTAATCCATGGATTATTTGGCGACGGTTCTAATTTATCAAGTTTAGGAAAACAATTAAGCAAATTTGCCAGGGTTTATCTGATAGATGCATTAAATCATGGCCAATCACCCCGTGTACAAACAATGGATTACCATGCTCAGGCTGAGGCATTGCTTTCAACAATGGATACTTTGGGAATTGATAGTTGCTATCTGTTAGGCCATTCGATGGGTGGGAAAATAGCAATGGCAACAGCACTCTTAGCACCGAAGCGAGTCGCAAAATTAATTGTAGCAGATATAGCCCCTGTGACTTACAGTCACGGTCATCAAAGCGAATTTAACGGCTTAAATAGTGTCAATTTAAATTCTATATGCTCCAGACAGGATGCGAATAATCAATTATCCCAGTTCATTGCGAATCCAGGGGTCAGACAATTTCTCATAAAATCACTCAAACACGAAAACCAAACGTGGTTCTGGCAATTTGCCATCCATGAATTACAACAATTTTATTCAGATATCATCAACTGGCCTTTTTCAGAAGAAAAATACAACGGTCCGACACTATTTCTCAAAGGAGCACTCTCTGATTATTTGGTAGAGAAATATCAAGATACAATACTCAAACAATTCCCTCACGCAAAAGTTAAGATTCTTATGAATACAGGTCACTGGCTTCATGCAGAAAAACCACAACAGTTTAATCGACTAGTCAGTCAATTTTTCGCATTAGAAAATTAA
- the seqA gene encoding Negative modulator of initiation of replication, translated as MLIPMKSIEIDEDLYYYIASQTQHIGESASEILRRLLQVDEQSVNDSNKKTPTVCGQREQLEKLVASQEFVNQSSSVGRFMLLLSYLYQNNPKGFSQASQIKGSKRVYFATSEAALLSNGKTTKPKMIPGSPFWVITNTNTGRKRLILAQVMQSMGYSESDAGLACQVI; from the coding sequence ATGTTAATCCCGATGAAGTCAATCGAAATAGACGAAGATCTTTACTATTATATAGCCAGTCAAACTCAGCATATCGGTGAAAGTGCCTCAGAAATTTTGCGTCGGTTATTACAAGTTGACGAACAATCAGTCAATGATAGTAATAAAAAAACACCGACTGTCTGTGGGCAGCGAGAGCAATTAGAAAAATTGGTTGCAAGTCAAGAATTTGTTAACCAGTCCAGCTCGGTTGGCCGGTTTATGCTATTACTCAGTTACTTATATCAAAATAATCCTAAAGGATTTAGCCAGGCAAGCCAGATTAAAGGCAGTAAGCGTGTTTATTTTGCGACCAGTGAAGCAGCATTATTATCTAATGGTAAAACAACCAAGCCTAAGATGATTCCTGGTTCACCATTTTGGGTGATTACCAATACAAATACAGGTCGTAAACGATTAATTCTTGCTCAAGTCATGCAGTCAATGGGGTATTCTGAGTCAGATGCTGGGTTGGCTTGTCAGGTTATATAG
- the pgm gene encoding Phosphoglucomutase, with translation MAIHPRAGQLAEPQDLTNIPRLMADYYLIKPDPNNMSHQVSFGTSGHRGCASDGAFNESHILAISQAIAEYRVEQGYTGPLFLGKDTHALSESAFCSAIEVFAANGVEVRYQQGLEYTPTPVISHAILTYNAKHSDKADGVVITPSHNPPRDGGFKYNPPNGGPADTKVTQLIQDRANELLANNLDEVKRLPYTQAMQVNGVKSYDYIQPYVDDLKNVVDLKAVADAKIKIGVDTLGGSGAAYWPVIAKTYGLDIEVVNNRIDPTFSFMTLDKDGKIRMDCSSPYAMAGLIQYKDHFDIAVGNDPDYDRHGIVTKSAGLMNPNHYLAVAIEYLFTHRKNWPANAAIGKTLVSSSMINRVAEKLQRPLNEVPVGFKWFVDGLFSGEFGFGGEESAGASFLRFNGQVWSTDKDGIILALLAAEILAVTGHDPAWHYQQLVAQFGDPIYRRIEAPANDKQKTVLKHLNPELVEADSLAGEPIIAKLTQAPGNGAAIGGLKVVTQNGWFAARPSGTEDIYKIYLESFKDEQHLDQIAKEAQEIVSAAFAKAGL, from the coding sequence ATGGCGATCCATCCACGAGCAGGACAGCTCGCAGAGCCTCAAGATTTAACAAATATTCCAAGGCTCATGGCTGATTATTATTTGATAAAACCGGATCCAAATAATATGAGTCATCAAGTGAGTTTCGGTACATCCGGACATCGTGGGTGCGCTAGTGATGGGGCATTTAATGAAAGCCATATTCTGGCGATTAGCCAGGCAATTGCTGAGTATAGAGTAGAGCAAGGGTATACCGGGCCTTTGTTTTTGGGGAAGGATACGCATGCGTTATCTGAAAGTGCTTTTTGCTCGGCGATAGAAGTATTTGCTGCAAATGGTGTTGAAGTCCGTTATCAGCAGGGGCTAGAATATACCCCGACACCGGTAATTTCTCATGCAATTTTAACCTATAACGCTAAACATTCGGATAAAGCAGATGGTGTTGTAATTACGCCATCTCATAATCCACCTCGTGATGGTGGGTTTAAGTATAATCCCCCTAATGGAGGACCGGCTGATACGAAAGTAACTCAGCTTATTCAAGATCGTGCAAACGAGTTATTGGCAAATAATTTAGATGAGGTCAAAAGGCTTCCTTATACTCAGGCAATGCAAGTAAATGGAGTGAAGTCATACGATTATATCCAGCCCTATGTTGACGATTTAAAAAATGTAGTTGACCTGAAAGCAGTTGCTGATGCGAAGATTAAAATAGGTGTTGATACTTTAGGTGGTTCAGGTGCGGCATATTGGCCTGTTATTGCTAAAACATATGGTCTGGATATAGAAGTCGTTAATAATCGCATCGATCCGACATTTTCATTCATGACTTTGGATAAAGACGGCAAAATCAGAATGGACTGTTCGTCTCCTTATGCGATGGCTGGTCTGATTCAATACAAGGATCATTTTGACATTGCTGTTGGAAATGACCCTGACTACGATCGCCATGGCATTGTGACCAAATCAGCTGGCTTGATGAATCCAAACCATTACTTAGCTGTTGCCATTGAATACCTTTTTACGCATCGTAAAAATTGGCCGGCGAATGCAGCCATTGGTAAAACATTAGTGTCAAGTTCGATGATCAATCGGGTTGCTGAGAAACTGCAAAGGCCTCTTAACGAGGTTCCTGTCGGTTTTAAATGGTTTGTCGATGGTTTATTTTCCGGTGAGTTTGGTTTTGGTGGGGAAGAGAGTGCCGGGGCATCTTTTTTGCGTTTTAATGGGCAGGTGTGGAGTACTGATAAAGACGGTATTATTCTAGCGTTGCTGGCTGCTGAAATTTTAGCGGTGACAGGTCATGATCCTGCCTGGCATTATCAGCAGTTGGTGGCTCAATTTGGTGATCCGATTTATCGTCGGATTGAAGCACCAGCAAATGATAAACAAAAAACTGTGCTTAAACATCTCAATCCAGAGTTAGTTGAGGCTGATTCGCTGGCTGGAGAGCCTATTATTGCTAAATTAACGCAAGCTCCTGGTAATGGCGCGGCTATCGGTGGGTTGAAAGTTGTGACTCAAAATGGCTGGTTTGCAGCCAGACCTTCTGGAACAGAAGACATCTATAAGATTTATCTTGAAAGTTTCAAAGATGAGCAGCATTTAGATCAAATTGCGAAGGAAGCTCAAGAGATTGTTTCTGCCGCTTTTGCTAAAGCAGGGTTGTAG
- the bcr_2 gene encoding Bicyclomycin resistance protein, with translation MFFAARLPQTRAGYAIILGLLAALGPLCTDLYLPALPDVSQTLHITASSAQLSLTASLLGLGVGQIFFGPLSDRWGRLNTLLLSLFIMIVASIACAMSLSITQLVCARLIQGIAGAGGIVLSRAIARDQYRGSDLTQFFALLMMVNGVAPILAPVLGGGLLMVVNWRGIFAVLALISVFLFLFSHLQVKESLPKESRSPGGLSNSIKAMGLLLKHRQFMGLCLTQGFIIAGMFAYIAASSFVLQDIYHLTAQQFSYCFAVNGLGLVIAAQIAAKLSLRHGEWAILKTSLILAISAATLLFLISFTHPSLWLVLPVLFITITVNSMIGTTGTALAMRVVPSSSGGGASALIGLAMFGLGAVSSPISGLGGSSLMSMTRTIFGCYLIAFITFIVLAGWKTRTR, from the coding sequence ATGTTTTTTGCAGCTCGCCTTCCACAGACAAGGGCTGGATATGCCATCATATTAGGTCTGTTGGCAGCCTTAGGGCCTTTATGTACGGACCTCTATCTTCCAGCCCTGCCGGATGTCAGTCAAACGTTACATATTACAGCATCAAGTGCTCAACTTAGCCTTACTGCGTCTCTATTAGGTTTAGGGGTGGGTCAAATCTTCTTCGGGCCTCTAAGTGACCGGTGGGGACGATTAAACACCTTACTACTATCCTTATTTATCATGATCGTTGCATCAATCGCTTGTGCAATGTCACTGTCGATTACACAACTCGTTTGCGCCAGGCTCATTCAGGGGATCGCAGGTGCTGGAGGGATTGTATTATCCAGAGCGATAGCCCGCGACCAATATAGAGGAAGCGATTTAACCCAGTTTTTTGCATTATTGATGATGGTTAACGGCGTTGCCCCCATTCTGGCCCCTGTCTTGGGAGGAGGCCTCTTAATGGTCGTGAACTGGCGGGGAATTTTCGCTGTTTTAGCGCTGATAAGTGTTTTTTTATTTCTGTTTAGTCATCTACAGGTCAAAGAATCTTTGCCTAAGGAAAGCCGCAGCCCTGGAGGATTATCCAACTCTATCAAAGCAATGGGACTTTTATTAAAACACCGGCAATTTATGGGGCTATGTCTGACTCAAGGATTTATCATTGCCGGAATGTTCGCATACATTGCGGCATCTTCTTTTGTTCTACAAGATATCTACCACCTTACAGCCCAGCAATTTAGCTACTGTTTCGCCGTTAACGGACTAGGGCTTGTCATTGCAGCCCAAATCGCGGCTAAGCTAAGCCTACGCCATGGGGAATGGGCTATTCTTAAAACAAGTTTAATTCTTGCTATCTCAGCCGCTACTCTATTATTTTTAATTAGTTTCACACATCCATCACTTTGGCTTGTTCTCCCTGTATTATTCATCACGATAACAGTTAATAGCATGATTGGAACAACAGGAACAGCATTAGCAATGCGTGTTGTTCCAAGTAGTAGTGGCGGTGGAGCTTCAGCTTTAATAGGACTTGCGATGTTTGGATTAGGTGCTGTCAGTTCGCCTATCAGTGGATTAGGCGGCAGCTCACTCATGTCGATGACCAGAACTATCTTTGGATGCTACCTTATTGCATTTATTACCTTTATCGTATTAGCAGGTTGGAAAACAAGAACTCGCTAA